Proteins from one Streptomyces caniferus genomic window:
- a CDS encoding APC family permease has product MTDADSPRPGTRADGSHDDDSLAELGYKPELKRTLGNFHTFAAGISYISILTGTFQLFYFGIAHGGPAYWWSWPMVFLGQLMVALCFCELAARYPVAGSVYNWSKKLGGPHIGWLGGWMMVTATMVSLSAVALAYQVTLPQISSWFQFIGDGTGKSAAENAVVLGTILITFTTLVNAFGVKLMARINSAGVAIELIAAIVLIILLAAHVTRGPGVVLNTFGLGSGENLGYFGAFLTAALASAYVMYGFDTASSLGEESKDPGRNAPRAILRALVASFLIGGLILLFALLSVPDLHSAKLSVDGLQYVVLSTLGSTIGQIVLWCVVIAITVCELAVHTAGIRLAFAMARDNNLPAASLLAKVSPRFQTPVLPAVVIGLVAIGILLINVNQPQIFSVITSIAIIMIYLAYLAVTLPMLFQRLRGNWTPAKGKFSLGKFGLPVNILAVLWGFGMSLNLAWPRAAVYNATGPQHWYLRWGAFLFIGVVAIGGFTYYWFVQRKRTGVLAMHAAVTPDSGGPGNSSTPTP; this is encoded by the coding sequence GTGACCGACGCCGACTCCCCGCGCCCGGGCACCCGGGCCGACGGTTCGCACGACGACGACTCGCTCGCCGAGCTCGGCTACAAGCCGGAACTCAAGCGCACCCTGGGCAACTTCCACACCTTCGCCGCCGGAATCAGCTACATCTCCATCCTCACCGGCACCTTCCAGCTGTTCTACTTCGGCATCGCCCACGGCGGGCCGGCGTACTGGTGGTCCTGGCCGATGGTCTTCCTCGGGCAGCTGATGGTGGCGCTGTGCTTCTGCGAGCTGGCCGCCCGCTACCCGGTGGCCGGATCGGTCTACAACTGGTCCAAGAAGCTCGGCGGCCCGCACATCGGCTGGCTCGGCGGCTGGATGATGGTGACCGCCACCATGGTGTCGCTGTCCGCGGTGGCGCTGGCGTACCAGGTGACGCTGCCGCAGATCTCGTCCTGGTTCCAGTTCATCGGCGACGGCACCGGCAAGTCCGCGGCCGAGAACGCCGTGGTGCTCGGCACCATCCTCATCACCTTCACCACCCTGGTGAACGCCTTCGGCGTCAAGCTGATGGCGCGGATCAACTCCGCGGGCGTGGCGATCGAACTCATCGCCGCCATCGTCCTGATCATTCTTCTCGCCGCGCACGTCACCCGCGGCCCGGGCGTCGTGCTGAACACCTTCGGTCTGGGCAGCGGCGAGAACCTCGGCTACTTCGGTGCGTTCCTCACCGCGGCACTGGCCTCGGCGTACGTCATGTACGGCTTCGACACCGCCTCGTCGCTCGGTGAGGAGTCCAAGGACCCCGGTCGCAACGCGCCCCGCGCCATCCTGCGGGCGCTGGTCGCGTCCTTCCTCATCGGCGGCCTGATCCTCCTGTTCGCCCTGCTCTCGGTGCCCGATCTGCACTCCGCGAAGCTGTCCGTGGACGGCCTGCAGTACGTGGTGCTCTCCACGCTCGGCTCGACCATCGGACAGATCGTGCTGTGGTGTGTGGTCATCGCGATCACCGTGTGCGAGCTGGCGGTGCACACGGCCGGCATCCGGCTGGCGTTCGCCATGGCCCGGGACAACAACCTCCCGGCCGCCTCCCTGCTGGCCAAGGTCAGCCCCCGCTTCCAGACGCCGGTGCTGCCGGCCGTCGTCATCGGCCTGGTGGCGATCGGCATCCTCCTCATCAACGTCAACCAGCCGCAGATCTTCTCGGTGATCACCAGCATCGCGATCATCATGATCTACCTGGCCTACCTGGCGGTCACCCTGCCGATGCTGTTCCAGCGGCTGCGCGGCAACTGGACGCCGGCCAAGGGGAAGTTCTCCCTGGGCAAGTTCGGCCTTCCGGTGAACATCCTCGCCGTGCTCTGGGGCTTCGGGATGTCCCTCAACCTCGCCTGGCCGCGCGCCGCGGTCTACAACGCGACCGGCCCGCAGCACTGGTACCTGCGCTGGGGCGCCTTCCTGTTCATCGGCGTCGTGGCGATCGGCGGGTTCACCTACTACTGGTTCGTCCAGCGCAAGCGCACCGGCGTCCTGGCCATGCATGCGGCCGTCACCCCCGACAGCGGCGGCCCGGGCAACAGCAGCACCCCCACCCCCTGA
- a CDS encoding GMC family oxidoreductase, with the protein MSREAPVDEFDYVVVGGGTAGSVVAARLSEDPTATVCLLEAGPSDVGDENVLRLDRWMGLLESGYDWDYPVEPQENGNSFMRHARAKVLGGCSSHNSCIAFWAPAEDLDEWAAMGCTGWSAADCFPLYQRLENNDAPGDHHGRNGPVTLRTVPPHDPCGVALLEACVAAGIPTTPFNTGKTVVRGANWFQINCRPDGTRSSASVSYLHPLLGTRKNLEVRTGLQARHLNFDSARRCTGVDYLAPDLIHTRTVNARRETVVSCGAIDSPKLLMLSGIGPATHLRATAIEPIVDSPGVGSHLQDHPEGVIMWDAKQPMVDTSTQWWEIGIFVNTEPGLDRPDLMFHYGQVPFDMNTYRRGYPTSENAFCLTPNVTRARSRGTVRLRTRDFRDKPMVDPRYFTHEHDIRVMTHGLRLAREIVSQTPMVEWAGTELAPGPSTHSDADLFEYVRATHNTVYHPASTVQMGAPDDPSTPLDPHLRVKGVTGLRVADASVMPFLPAVNPCITTMMIGEKCADLMRSD; encoded by the coding sequence ATGTCCCGAGAGGCCCCTGTGGACGAGTTCGACTACGTCGTGGTCGGCGGCGGCACGGCCGGTTCCGTCGTGGCGGCCCGGCTCAGCGAGGACCCGACGGCCACCGTCTGCCTCCTGGAGGCCGGCCCCTCCGACGTCGGTGATGAGAACGTGCTGCGCCTGGACCGCTGGATGGGGCTGCTGGAGTCCGGCTACGACTGGGACTATCCGGTCGAACCGCAGGAGAACGGCAACAGCTTCATGCGGCACGCCCGCGCCAAGGTGCTCGGCGGCTGCTCCTCGCACAACTCCTGCATCGCCTTCTGGGCCCCGGCCGAGGACCTCGACGAGTGGGCCGCGATGGGCTGTACGGGCTGGAGCGCGGCCGACTGCTTCCCGCTCTACCAGCGGCTGGAGAACAACGACGCCCCCGGCGACCACCACGGCCGCAACGGCCCGGTCACCCTGCGCACCGTCCCGCCGCACGACCCGTGCGGGGTGGCGCTGCTGGAGGCCTGCGTGGCGGCCGGCATCCCGACCACGCCGTTCAACACCGGTAAGACCGTCGTCCGGGGCGCGAACTGGTTCCAGATCAACTGCCGCCCGGACGGCACCCGTTCCTCCGCGTCGGTGTCCTATCTCCACCCCCTCCTGGGCACCCGCAAGAACCTGGAGGTGCGCACCGGGCTCCAGGCCAGACACCTGAACTTCGACTCCGCCCGGCGCTGCACCGGCGTGGACTACCTCGCGCCCGACCTGATCCACACCCGCACCGTCAACGCCCGCCGCGAGACCGTCGTCTCCTGCGGCGCCATCGACTCCCCGAAGCTCCTCATGCTCTCCGGCATCGGCCCGGCCACCCATCTGCGGGCCACCGCCATCGAGCCGATCGTCGACTCCCCCGGCGTGGGCTCCCACCTCCAGGACCACCCGGAGGGCGTGATCATGTGGGACGCCAAGCAGCCCATGGTCGACACCTCCACCCAGTGGTGGGAGATCGGCATCTTCGTGAACACCGAACCCGGCCTCGACCGCCCGGACCTGATGTTCCACTACGGCCAAGTGCCCTTCGACATGAACACCTACCGTCGCGGCTACCCCACCTCGGAGAACGCCTTCTGCCTCACCCCGAACGTCACCCGGGCCCGCTCGCGCGGCACGGTCCGGCTGCGCACCCGCGACTTCCGTGACAAGCCCATGGTGGACCCGCGCTACTTCACCCACGAACACGACATCCGCGTCATGACCCACGGGCTGCGCCTCGCGCGCGAGATCGTCTCCCAGACGCCCATGGTCGAGTGGGCCGGTACCGAACTCGCCCCCGGGCCGTCCACGCACTCCGACGCCGACCTGTTCGAGTACGTCCGCGCCACGCACAACACGGTCTACCACCCCGCGTCCACGGTCCAGATGGGCGCCCCCGACGACCCGTCGACGCCCCTCGACCCCCACCTGCGCGTCAAGGGCGTTACCGGCCTGCGGGTGGCCGACGCTTCGGTGATGCCGTTCCTGCCGGCCGTGAACCCCTGTATCACCACGATGATGATCGGGGAGAAGTGTGCGGATCTGATGCGCAGCGACTGA
- a CDS encoding DUF2254 domain-containing protein, translating into MGNDGHVAHISGPRRPRALSPLREHLRDTFWFAPTAGLLCAVLLWWAASAIDLKIIALLQQAHAYEAVRELVSIAEDTKTIVTTISSAMMTFIGVVFSISLVAVQMASGQLTPRVVRIFIRSRISKITLTVFLATFLFSLLVLTSYESETDVRQVTSVPVVQSVLTMVLVGLSLILFIAYVSATLRLMQVGPVVDRITREALRMLARQGTGGEGGEDGARLAPETGRIAHEGRAGAVLDVHVARLVRVARRQGVVLRLIPRIGDFVMPGTPVLAVHGGAPPPRRALRYTVSVGVERTFHQDLGLGLRQLSDIALRALSPAVNDPTTAVQCLDRIVQILAVVVRRPLGAVHHRDRRGAVRLVQNVPGWTDLVDLGLTEVRGAAVHSPQVTRRILAGIDDLLLLAPPDRREPLLRHRTLLLQSVERAVPAAADRRFASSPDRQGIG; encoded by the coding sequence ATGGGCAATGATGGACATGTCGCGCATATCAGTGGTCCACGCAGGCCACGAGCGCTTTCGCCGCTGCGGGAGCATCTGCGGGACACCTTCTGGTTCGCCCCGACCGCGGGGCTGCTGTGTGCGGTGCTGCTGTGGTGGGCGGCGTCGGCCATCGACCTCAAGATCATCGCGTTGCTCCAGCAGGCGCATGCGTACGAGGCGGTGCGGGAACTGGTCTCGATCGCCGAGGACACCAAGACGATCGTGACGACGATCAGCTCGGCGATGATGACCTTCATCGGTGTGGTCTTCAGCATCTCGCTGGTCGCGGTGCAGATGGCGAGCGGTCAGCTCACCCCGCGGGTGGTGCGGATCTTCATCAGGAGCCGGATCAGCAAGATCACGCTCACGGTCTTCCTGGCGACCTTCCTCTTCTCACTGCTGGTGCTCACCTCGTACGAGAGCGAGACCGACGTCCGGCAGGTCACGTCGGTGCCCGTCGTGCAGAGCGTGCTGACGATGGTGTTGGTGGGGCTCAGCCTGATCCTGTTCATCGCGTATGTGTCGGCGACCTTGCGGCTGATGCAGGTGGGGCCGGTGGTCGACCGGATCACCCGGGAGGCGCTGCGGATGCTGGCGCGGCAGGGCACGGGAGGGGAAGGCGGGGAGGACGGGGCACGTCTCGCGCCGGAGACGGGGCGGATCGCGCACGAGGGGCGGGCCGGGGCCGTCCTGGACGTGCATGTGGCGCGGCTGGTGCGGGTGGCGCGGCGGCAGGGGGTCGTCCTGCGGCTGATCCCGCGGATCGGGGACTTCGTGATGCCGGGGACGCCGGTGCTGGCGGTGCACGGCGGAGCGCCGCCGCCGCGGCGGGCGCTGCGGTACACGGTGTCGGTCGGGGTGGAGCGCACCTTCCACCAGGATCTCGGGCTCGGGCTGCGGCAGCTGTCGGACATCGCGTTGCGGGCGCTGTCGCCTGCGGTGAACGATCCGACCACGGCCGTGCAGTGCCTGGACCGGATCGTGCAGATCCTGGCGGTGGTGGTGCGGCGACCGCTCGGAGCGGTCCACCACCGGGATCGCCGGGGTGCGGTGCGGCTGGTGCAGAACGTTCCCGGCTGGACGGATCTGGTGGACCTCGGGCTGACCGAGGTCCGGGGGGCCGCGGTGCACAGTCCGCAGGTGACCCGGCGGATCCTGGCCGGGATCGATGATCTGCTGCTGCTCGCGCCGCCGGACCGGCGGGAACCGCTGCTGCGGCACCGCACGCTCCTGTTGCAGTCGGTGGAGCGTGCGGTGCCGGCCGCCGCGGACCGGCGGTTCGCCTCGTCGCCCGACCGGCAGGGGATCGGCTAG
- a CDS encoding aldehyde dehydrogenase family protein, whose translation MAPTAESPSNSQRNAHPTPAPTLRLKPGTSWQDAWQRSLAAAPEAFRDDQALNLWAAAWHPDGDPLPATSPVDGTPVAGPPRLDADAALHAVRASLDQHRAWRHVPLTERKARISAALDALTEHRELLALLLVWEIGKPWKLAQADVDRAIDGVRWYVSEIDRMIADRTPLPGPVSNIASWNYPMSVLIHAMLVQALAGNAVIAKTPTDGGLVCLTLACALAAREGVPATLVSGSGKELSPSLVRSPEIGCVSFVGGRDTGARVATAVADLGKRHILEQEGLNTWGIWNYTDWPSLTPLVRKTFDYAKQRCTAYPRFVVQREAFADFLAAYLPAVRSVRFGHPLAVADPADPLPELDFGPLINAAKAKELADLTTEAISRGAVPLHRGSLADGHFLPSQDTSAYFPPTTLLAPPSSSPLHHAEPFGPVDTLVLVDTEAELLAAMNASNGALVASLSCDDKDTFDRLAPQIRAFKVGHGKPRSRGDRDELFGGFGNSWSGAFVGGELLVRAVTEGPESERLPGNFPDYHLMP comes from the coding sequence ATGGCCCCCACCGCAGAATCCCCCTCGAACTCGCAGCGGAACGCGCACCCCACGCCCGCCCCGACGCTTCGCCTCAAGCCCGGAACGTCCTGGCAGGACGCCTGGCAGCGCAGCCTGGCCGCGGCCCCCGAAGCCTTCCGCGACGACCAGGCGCTCAACCTCTGGGCCGCCGCCTGGCACCCGGACGGCGACCCGCTGCCCGCCACCAGCCCCGTCGACGGCACCCCCGTCGCCGGCCCGCCCCGGCTCGACGCGGACGCCGCACTGCACGCCGTACGGGCCTCCCTCGACCAGCACCGGGCCTGGCGCCACGTCCCGTTGACCGAACGCAAGGCCCGGATCTCCGCCGCCCTCGACGCGCTGACCGAACACCGCGAACTGCTCGCGCTGCTGCTCGTCTGGGAGATCGGCAAACCCTGGAAGCTGGCACAGGCCGACGTCGACCGGGCCATCGACGGCGTCCGCTGGTACGTCTCCGAGATCGACCGGATGATCGCCGACCGCACCCCGCTGCCCGGCCCGGTCAGCAACATCGCCAGCTGGAACTACCCGATGTCGGTGCTGATCCACGCGATGCTCGTCCAGGCACTGGCCGGCAACGCGGTGATCGCCAAGACCCCCACCGACGGCGGTCTGGTCTGTCTCACGCTCGCCTGCGCGCTGGCCGCCCGTGAGGGGGTCCCGGCCACCCTCGTCAGCGGGAGCGGCAAGGAACTCTCACCCTCCCTCGTCCGCTCGCCGGAAATCGGCTGTGTCTCCTTCGTCGGCGGCCGCGACACCGGTGCCCGCGTCGCCACCGCCGTCGCCGACCTCGGCAAACGCCACATCCTCGAACAGGAGGGCCTCAACACCTGGGGCATCTGGAACTACACCGACTGGCCGTCGCTGACACCCCTGGTGCGCAAGACCTTCGACTACGCCAAGCAGCGCTGCACCGCCTACCCCCGCTTCGTCGTCCAGCGCGAGGCCTTCGCCGACTTCCTCGCCGCGTACCTCCCGGCCGTACGCAGCGTCCGGTTCGGCCACCCGCTGGCCGTCGCCGACCCCGCCGACCCGCTCCCCGAACTCGACTTCGGCCCGCTGATCAACGCAGCCAAGGCCAAGGAACTCGCCGACCTCACCACCGAGGCGATCTCCCGGGGCGCCGTTCCCCTGCACCGCGGCAGCCTCGCCGACGGCCACTTCCTGCCCTCCCAGGACACCTCCGCCTACTTCCCGCCCACCACCCTTCTGGCCCCGCCCTCCTCTTCCCCGCTCCACCACGCCGAGCCCTTCGGCCCCGTCGACACCCTCGTCCTCGTCGACACCGAGGCCGAGCTCCTCGCCGCCATGAATGCCAGCAACGGTGCCCTGGTCGCCAGCCTGTCCTGCGACGACAAGGACACCTTCGACCGTCTCGCCCCGCAGATCCGCGCCTTCAAGGTCGGCCACGGCAAGCCCCGGTCCCGCGGCGACCGCGATGAGCTCTTCGGCGGCTTCGGCAACTCCTGGAGCGGCGCGTTCGTCGGCGGTGAGCTCCTGGTCCGCGCGGTGACCGAGGGCCCGGAGTCCGAACGTCTGCCGGGCAACTTCCCCGACTACCACCTGATGCCGTAG
- a CDS encoding helix-turn-helix domain-containing protein: MIKVGRALTGPSDPLPDWVPTRRRAIGASIRTARLRRNLTQEALAERAGGLNRKTISRIENGMMSLILDHLLHIADALGVPLSVLVRDP, from the coding sequence TTGATCAAGGTCGGCAGAGCGTTGACAGGTCCGTCCGATCCGCTGCCCGACTGGGTACCCACCCGCCGCCGGGCGATCGGCGCGTCCATCAGAACTGCACGACTCCGCCGCAACCTCACCCAAGAAGCGCTGGCCGAGCGCGCAGGCGGGTTAAATCGGAAAACGATCTCGCGCATCGAGAACGGCATGATGAGCCTCATCCTCGATCACCTCCTGCACATCGCCGACGCGCTCGGCGTTCCGCTCTCGGTCCTCGTACGGGATCCGTAG
- a CDS encoding protein-L-isoaspartate(D-aspartate) O-methyltransferase has product MTTNAREERPSLDGLGRALMSAGALSSDWAPAYAAVPRAIVLPDLIWPFDLAAGRSVPVSRAEEPERWQEFADSDVPIVTQWDDGQHNGTEPGHVPTSSASMPSVVFRMLQDLDLQPGQRALEIGTATAWNALLMAHRAGPGCVTTVEVDRSLATAAMATVERLRAAVQVVHGDGFQGYQDGAPYDRVIATCGLRAVPFAWVEQCRPGGVIVAPWGTDYSHADAVARLVVAPDGASASGRFTGPVEFMKLRAQRFAPRPHSEYVTGSVADGVESSTTITEAEFVGEQFGPERFAMGLRVPQCSYVVADKHDGARPVWFYSLSDRSWACVLFRDGDTARVWQSGPRQMWDEAQAAFQWWVGHGRPDQSRFGLTVTPEGERAWLDDIAHSWAV; this is encoded by the coding sequence GTGACCACCAACGCACGCGAGGAGCGCCCCAGCCTCGACGGGCTGGGGCGCGCCCTCATGTCCGCGGGTGCCCTCTCCTCCGACTGGGCACCTGCCTACGCTGCCGTACCCCGAGCCATCGTCCTGCCGGATCTGATCTGGCCGTTCGACCTGGCGGCTGGCCGAAGTGTGCCGGTGTCCAGGGCGGAGGAGCCGGAGAGGTGGCAGGAGTTCGCCGACTCCGACGTGCCCATCGTCACCCAGTGGGACGATGGGCAGCACAACGGGACCGAGCCGGGCCATGTCCCGACCAGCTCCGCGTCCATGCCGAGTGTGGTCTTCCGCATGCTCCAAGACCTGGACCTGCAGCCGGGGCAGCGGGCCCTGGAAATCGGCACCGCCACGGCCTGGAATGCGCTGCTCATGGCCCACCGTGCGGGGCCGGGGTGCGTGACCACGGTCGAAGTGGACCGGTCCCTTGCTACCGCCGCCATGGCTACGGTGGAGCGGCTGCGCGCCGCTGTCCAGGTCGTCCACGGTGATGGGTTCCAGGGCTACCAGGACGGGGCGCCGTATGACCGGGTCATCGCTACGTGCGGACTCCGGGCCGTCCCGTTCGCGTGGGTGGAGCAATGCCGGCCGGGGGGTGTCATCGTCGCCCCTTGGGGGACGGATTACAGCCACGCCGACGCGGTGGCCCGCCTGGTGGTAGCGCCAGACGGCGCGAGTGCGTCCGGCAGGTTTACAGGCCCTGTGGAGTTCATGAAGCTCCGGGCGCAGCGGTTCGCGCCCCGGCCCCACTCCGAGTACGTCACTGGGAGCGTGGCGGATGGCGTCGAGTCCTCCACGACCATCACCGAAGCGGAGTTCGTCGGGGAGCAATTCGGCCCGGAGCGGTTCGCTATGGGCCTCCGCGTCCCCCAGTGTTCCTACGTCGTGGCGGACAAGCACGATGGTGCGCGACCGGTCTGGTTCTACAGTCTGAGTGACCGGTCCTGGGCGTGCGTGCTGTTCCGCGACGGGGACACAGCGAGGGTCTGGCAGTCCGGTCCCCGCCAGATGTGGGACGAAGCGCAGGCAGCGTTCCAGTGGTGGGTCGGCCATGGCCGACCGGACCAATCACGGTTCGGTCTGACCGTGACGCCCGAGGGCGAGCGCGCGTGGCTGGACGACATCGCCCATTCGTGGGCCGTTTGA
- a CDS encoding DUF6415 family natural product biosynthesis protein — protein MTATAGAPSRDEIQETVDRALRPGPPPQYDELVALEQALLLIIADLYSEVAEQQLDPREQSSLTAIRYQTAVGLGSGLVSAHQQVRALARNCLWLLDQQAEGARS, from the coding sequence ATGACTGCGACCGCTGGCGCGCCGAGCCGTGACGAGATCCAGGAGACCGTAGACCGAGCGCTGCGCCCTGGTCCGCCTCCGCAGTACGACGAGCTGGTGGCGCTGGAGCAGGCTCTGCTCCTCATCATTGCGGACCTGTACTCCGAGGTCGCCGAGCAGCAGCTCGACCCGCGGGAGCAGTCCAGCCTGACGGCGATCCGTTACCAGACCGCTGTCGGTCTGGGCTCCGGGCTGGTGTCCGCGCATCAACAGGTGCGGGCTCTGGCTCGGAACTGCCTGTGGCTGCTGGATCAGCAGGCCGAGGGGGCCCGGTCGTGA
- a CDS encoding helix-turn-helix domain-containing protein, which yields MPSIVYRGVGPRIAYERRIASLTQAELARAAGTSLGTIRKIERGERGVSDAVLDAIADALDIDPARLLPDKERPDDRVHRAMPGLSSVLATYDVPEDAPYRSLPALAEAVASVVAWRLGAQYVRVARAAPDLLAELCRALQGAEPGDRPAVARLLVDACRAADAVAYKYGARDLSARLIDLMRWAVRQADDPVADATTAYVRTETFFAARAHAAGLRALEFAVDQAPTSSAAEAVAARGALHMRAAVIAGRAGDGDATVTHLDAARVLGDQVPEGVYGGTAFGPDSVRIHEVSVAVSLGEDHLGRALKLAREWAPPRDLPAERRSGFYIELGRAQLWSGRPDAAFESLKVARRIAPQHAREHRWVREDAATLRRLKRADAESLSNFAEWCHAGAGA from the coding sequence ATGCCCAGCATTGTGTATCGCGGGGTAGGGCCCCGCATCGCCTACGAGCGCCGCATCGCCAGCCTCACACAGGCTGAGCTGGCGCGCGCCGCCGGGACCAGCCTCGGGACCATCCGAAAGATCGAGCGCGGCGAGCGCGGCGTGTCGGACGCTGTCCTGGATGCCATCGCGGATGCTCTCGACATCGACCCGGCCCGGCTGCTGCCCGATAAGGAGCGCCCGGACGACCGCGTGCACCGGGCCATGCCGGGACTCTCCTCCGTACTCGCGACCTACGACGTGCCTGAAGACGCACCGTACCGCTCACTGCCGGCCCTCGCCGAGGCTGTCGCGTCCGTCGTCGCGTGGCGGCTCGGCGCGCAGTACGTGCGAGTGGCTCGTGCTGCGCCGGACCTACTGGCCGAGCTGTGCCGCGCGCTGCAGGGGGCAGAGCCGGGAGACCGGCCCGCCGTCGCCCGATTGCTGGTGGACGCTTGCCGGGCCGCGGACGCCGTCGCCTACAAGTACGGCGCCCGGGACCTGTCGGCCCGTCTCATCGACCTGATGCGGTGGGCTGTGCGACAGGCGGACGACCCGGTGGCGGACGCAACGACGGCGTACGTCCGGACGGAGACGTTCTTCGCCGCCAGGGCACATGCTGCTGGGTTACGCGCTCTCGAATTCGCCGTGGACCAGGCACCAACGTCCTCGGCGGCCGAGGCCGTTGCCGCGCGCGGAGCCCTGCACATGCGGGCTGCTGTGATCGCTGGCAGGGCTGGCGATGGTGACGCGACCGTGACTCACCTCGATGCCGCCCGCGTTCTCGGCGACCAGGTCCCGGAGGGCGTATACGGCGGCACGGCGTTCGGCCCGGACAGTGTCCGCATCCACGAGGTGTCTGTAGCGGTCAGCCTTGGGGAAGATCACCTGGGCAGGGCGCTGAAACTGGCACGCGAGTGGGCGCCGCCGCGGGACCTGCCGGCCGAGCGGCGGTCCGGCTTCTACATCGAGCTGGGGAGGGCACAGCTCTGGTCCGGCCGCCCAGATGCAGCGTTCGAGTCGCTGAAGGTGGCACGGAGGATCGCGCCGCAGCATGCGCGGGAGCACCGGTGGGTGAGGGAGGACGCGGCCACGCTGCGCCGATTGAAGCGGGCGGATGCCGAGTCGCTGTCGAACTTTGCTGAGTGGTGCCACGCAGGGGCGGGCGCCTGA
- a CDS encoding HAD family hydrolase has product MIRAVVFDIGETLISDDRGWGAWADWLGVSRHTLSALVGAVVAQGRDNADALRLVRPDIDVEAERAAMERAGRGEALDESDLYPDVRPSLAALRASGVRVVVAGNQTARAAELLRALDLPVDALATSGEWGVAKPAPEFFARTVELAGVAADEVLYVGDHPQNDVGPAQSAGLRTAHLRRGPLGHLWADGEEARAADWRVGSLAELVDVVRAE; this is encoded by the coding sequence ATGATCCGTGCAGTGGTATTCGATATCGGCGAAACCCTCATCAGTGATGACCGTGGGTGGGGCGCATGGGCGGACTGGTTGGGCGTCAGCCGGCACACGCTGTCGGCTCTGGTCGGTGCGGTGGTTGCGCAGGGCCGGGATAACGCGGATGCACTGCGGCTTGTCCGGCCGGACATCGATGTGGAGGCGGAACGGGCTGCGATGGAGCGGGCCGGTCGGGGTGAGGCTCTGGACGAGTCCGATCTGTACCCAGACGTCCGGCCGTCGCTCGCCGCGCTCCGGGCGAGCGGTGTCCGCGTGGTGGTGGCTGGCAACCAGACGGCCCGCGCCGCGGAGTTGCTGCGCGCTCTCGACCTGCCGGTGGATGCGCTGGCCACGTCCGGCGAGTGGGGCGTGGCGAAGCCTGCGCCCGAGTTCTTCGCGCGCACCGTTGAGCTGGCTGGCGTCGCGGCGGACGAGGTGCTGTACGTCGGTGACCATCCGCAGAACGACGTCGGCCCGGCGCAGTCGGCTGGCCTACGGACTGCGCACCTGCGTCGCGGGCCGCTGGGGCATCTGTGGGCGGACGGCGAGGAGGCGCGGGCCGCGGACTGGAGGGTGGGGAGTCTCGCCGAGCTGGTCGACGTGGTGCGGGCCGAGTGA
- a CDS encoding chorismate mutase, translating to MSEGTAPAAGEAAAVADEAARERLGYLRGSIDNLDAALVHLLAERFKCTQQVGELKARHSLPPADPAREAAQIERLRRLAEDAKLDPAFAEKFLNFIIGEVVRHHKAIAHQASTSNDERSEDTPDPTE from the coding sequence ATGAGCGAGGGGACAGCACCGGCGGCCGGCGAAGCGGCCGCCGTCGCCGACGAGGCGGCCCGTGAACGGCTGGGCTATCTGCGCGGCAGCATCGACAACCTCGACGCCGCCCTCGTGCACCTGCTCGCCGAGCGCTTCAAGTGCACCCAGCAGGTCGGCGAGCTCAAGGCCCGGCACAGCCTGCCGCCCGCCGACCCGGCCCGCGAGGCCGCGCAGATCGAGCGGCTGCGCCGGCTGGCCGAGGACGCCAAGCTGGACCCGGCGTTCGCCGAGAAGTTCCTCAACTTCATCATCGGGGAGGTCGTCCGCCACCACAAAGCCATCGCTCATCAGGCTTCTACCAGCAACGATGAGCGGAGTGAAGACACTCCAGATCCCACTGAGTGA